From one Leptospira stimsonii genomic stretch:
- the thiD gene encoding bifunctional hydroxymethylpyrimidine kinase/phosphomethylpyrimidine kinase → MNNKPVTLTIAGSDSGGGAGIQADLKTFTALGTFGTSAITCLTAQNPSGVTGILEVDVDFLEKQISAVMDYFPVKAIKTGMLFSTSIIERTHSLLSARKKSAPFFLVIDPVMVATSGAKLLQDSAIDALLNRLIPLAELITPNLDEAEILCGKKIKSSSEMTDLAKDIFEKFGVPVLLKGGHLQNEKMALDILYDGKEIYKFEKPFVTGFYPHGTGCTYSSAITSYLALGNSLVEAVGNAKEYLHAAIEHAYTAGKDKTLNHTPTI, encoded by the coding sequence ATGAACAATAAGCCAGTAACTCTTACAATCGCCGGATCTGATTCGGGAGGTGGTGCCGGAATTCAAGCCGACCTCAAAACGTTTACCGCGCTGGGAACGTTCGGAACATCGGCGATCACTTGTTTAACCGCCCAAAATCCTTCGGGTGTAACGGGTATTTTAGAAGTCGACGTAGACTTTTTGGAAAAACAAATCTCTGCAGTTATGGATTATTTTCCGGTAAAAGCAATCAAAACCGGAATGCTATTTTCCACGTCTATCATAGAACGTACACATTCACTTTTGTCGGCGCGAAAAAAGAGCGCACCGTTCTTCTTAGTCATCGACCCTGTGATGGTCGCTACAAGCGGGGCAAAACTTCTACAGGATTCTGCAATAGATGCACTGTTGAATCGTTTGATTCCCCTCGCGGAGCTTATCACTCCGAACTTGGATGAAGCCGAAATTCTCTGCGGAAAAAAAATCAAAAGCAGTTCTGAAATGACCGATTTGGCGAAAGACATCTTTGAAAAATTTGGCGTTCCGGTCCTTTTAAAAGGGGGACATCTGCAAAACGAAAAGATGGCGTTGGACATTCTGTATGACGGAAAAGAAATTTATAAATTCGAAAAACCTTTTGTGACCGGTTTTTATCCGCATGGGACGGGTTGCACCTATTCTTCGGCGATCACTTCGTACTTAGCGCTTGGAAATTCTTTGGTGGAAGCCGTTGGAAATGCGAAGGAATACCTCCACGCGGCGATCGAACATGCTTACACCGCAGGGAAGGATAAGACCCTGAATCACACACCGACGATTTAG
- a CDS encoding MGMT family protein: MKKEKEIQETSFFKEVYKLVKKVPKGKVTSYGRIAALLGKPRASRAVGYALNALSKTQEQKVPWQRVINSQGKISFRGDTGRSILQKKILEDEGVKFSVNETVDFHLYGWPNLILNSAPRKKRK; the protein is encoded by the coding sequence GTGAAAAAAGAAAAAGAAATTCAAGAGACATCTTTTTTTAAGGAAGTCTATAAACTTGTAAAAAAAGTTCCCAAAGGAAAAGTAACATCTTATGGAAGAATCGCGGCGCTATTGGGAAAACCCAGAGCTTCCCGCGCAGTAGGTTATGCGCTCAACGCCTTATCCAAAACGCAGGAACAAAAAGTTCCTTGGCAAAGGGTAATCAATAGTCAGGGAAAAATTTCCTTTCGAGGAGATACGGGTCGTTCCATTCTCCAAAAAAAGATATTAGAGGACGAAGGGGTTAAATTCTCCGTAAACGAAACGGTAGACTTCCATTTATATGGTTGGCCGAATCTAATTCTAAATTCCGCTCCTCGCAAAAAAAGAAAATAA